The genomic DNA TGGAAGAAAGTGTTGTTTTCGCCTAGCACTAAATGACGATCATCCGGTGCAAGATACACTTTTCCTAGCTGCATTTTTTCACCACTTTTTGGAATGCAAACAGGGCAGCCTGAGGTTGAAAGCCACTCACAAAGTGTTTCACCAAACCCTGCAGCAATATGTTGCGCTATCACCACAGCAAAAGGGAATTGTGGTCCTAATGCTTCCAAAATACTGTGCAAAGCAGCGGGTCCTCCTGTGGAGGAGCCAATCGCAACCAATGAGTAATCCCGCAATGTATTGATTGCTGCAGTAGCGGCTGCGGCAGAAGGGGTGGATGGATGTGGTGTTGTGAGCCAACGGCGTGTAACTTTAACTTGCGCCATCAGTTGTATGGTTTTGCACAGTGTTTCACTAAATTGTTGAAAGTGTTCCGCGTCCATGCCTGTCGGTTTGGCGAGTACAGAGACAGCGCCCGCTTTTTGCGCCTCAAAAGTTAGGTTTTGATCTTTGCGATCTAATTCGGCACTGAGTACAACAATTGGGCAGGGTGCATCTGACATGACATGGCGAATAACATCAATACCATCCATACCGGGAAGGAATAAATCTAGCAGTATTACATCAGGTTTTTTAGATAAGGCCAAATGTAAAGCGTCTATACCATTGTCAATAATGGAAATAATTTCGTTTTTATCATAAGTGGAAAGTGCGCTGCGGATGTAATGCTGTACAACCAAATTATCTTCAACAACTAAGATACGAATTGTGCTGTTCATTAGGCATTAACAAACCGGCGCACAGTAGATAAAAAGTGATCTTGCTGAAAATTCCCCTTGACGATATAAGCGTCGGCACCAGCTTTCAATCCTTTCTCTTTTTCACTGTCTGCACCAACTGATGTCACCATAATAATGGGTAAGCGATTTTTAACAC from Pseudomonadales bacterium includes the following:
- a CDS encoding chemotaxis protein CheB — protein: MNSTIRILVVEDNLVVQHYIRSALSTYDKNEIISIIDNGIDALHLALSKKPDVILLDLFLPGMDGIDVIRHVMSDAPCPIVVLSAELDRKDQNLTFEAQKAGAVSVLAKPTGMDAEHFQQFSETLCKTIQLMAQVKVTRRWLTTPHPSTPSAAAATAAINTLRDYSLVAIGSSTGGPAALHSILEALGPQFPFAVVIAQHIAAGFGETLCEWLSTSGCPVCIPKSGEKMQLGKVYLAPDDRHLVLGENNTFFQIENPSARFTPSVDMLFDSIAHNYFGRVAAVILTGMDNDGTAGMHHLYRRGALTIAEDESSCIVFGMPASAIAAGIVATTKPLSAICEMFHAVRA